The sequence TGGGTGATGATGAAGCCCGTCTCGGGCGACATCACCTGCTCGCCGGGCTCGAAGAGCCGCGCGTAGCCGGCCGCCACCCGGTCCTGGAGCGGGGCCCAGGGGTCATCGAACGCGGTGTGGTCCTCCAGCGTGCGCCCGAACCGGTCTTCAATCTTGCGGATGAAGTACGTGGGCTTCTTGCGGCCGTAGCGGTTGAAGGTCGCGTAGACCTGCGCCAAGTCGTACGGGTAGACGCACGAGGAGCCGAGCGCCGCCGAGAAGTCCATGTTCATGGGCGTGGAGAGCCCGAGCAGCCGGGACCAGTCGGACATGTTCTTGGTGCCCACCGCGCCGAAGGTCTTCACCGCGGGGATGTTCATGGAGTTGACGAGCGCGGTGCGCAGCACCACGTCGCCCTGGAACTCCTCGGAGAAGTTCTCCGGCTTCCAGGACACCTTGTTGTCCGGGTCGTGCTCCACGATGGGGGAGTCCACGATGATGGTGGCCTCGGTCCAGTTGAGCTTCTCGATGGCCGCCGCGTACACCAGCGGCTTGAAGGAGCTGCCCGGCTGGCGGCACGCCTGGAAGGCGCGGTTGAACTCGTTGTCGTCGAAGTCGTAGCCGCCCACCATGGCCGTGAGGTACTGGCGGTGGGGGTCGATGGAGACGAGCGCGCTCTGGGGCTCGGGCTGCTGCTCCAGCCGGAAGAGCTTCGGCCCGTTGGGGATCCGCACGGGCGGCGCCGCGGGGTCCGCGCCCTCGGCGGGCTTCACCGTGTCGTCGGGGATGGACTCGGCGAGCTTCTTGTCCCACTGCTCCTTGTCGTCCGTGAGGTCCTTCTTCGTCACGTGGCGGACCACCAGCAGGTCGCCCTCGGCGATGGCCCGCTTCACGTGGGAAATCATGCCGCCCGGCGCGTAGTACGACTCGGGGTTCACCTTGCGCGCCCAGCGCATGCCCAACAGCGGCAGCCGCGCCTGGTGCGGCCCCACGAGGATGTCGGCCCCCTTGCCGTCGTCATCCAGCCGCGTCACCAGCGCCACGTAGAGCCGGTTGAGCACCAGTTCCTCGGTGCCCATGGCCTTCTTGGCCCGCGCGACGAACGTGTCGCGCTCCTTGCCGGGGGGCAGGTTGCCCAGCGGCCCGCGCCAGCCCTGGCGCTTGTCGAGCGTCAGCAGCCCCTCGAGCACCGCCTCCTGGGCGGCGCGCTGGCGCTCGCTGTCCATGGTGGCGAAGACCTTCAGCCCCTGCTCCAGGAGCACCGGGTTGCCGTAGCGATCGACGATGTCGCGGCGCGCCTGCTCGACGAAGTACGGGGCGAACTCGTGGAACACGTCCTCCACGGGGTACACCTTCACGGGCTCGGCCTTGGCCTCGTCGTGCTCGGCCTGGGTAATCATCCCCTCGTCCAGCATGCGGCGCAGCACGTAGGAGCGGCGGTTCTTGGCCGCCTCGGGCTTGAGGAAGGGCGAGTAGCGGCTGGGGGCCTGCGGCAGGCCCGCGATGAGCGTCATCTCCCCCAGCGTCAAATCCCGCACGTCCTTGCGGTAGTAGTTCTCTGCGGCGCTCTGCACCCCGTAGCTGTGGTGCCCGAGGAAGACGTTGTTCAGGTAGAGGTAGAGGATCTCCTCCTTTGTCAGCGCCGCCTCCAGGCGCCGGGCGAGCAGCGCCTCGCGAATCTTGCGCTTGAGCGTCTTGGCGGTGGCGTCCTTGTAGCCCTCGGCGCCGATGAGCACCGCCTTCGCCGTCTGCTGCGTCAGCGTGGAGCCACCCTGCACGCCGCCGCTGCGCAGTCCCAGCTTGGAGGTAATGGTCTTAAAGCCCGCGCGCGCGGTGCCCAGCACGTCCACGCCCATGTGGTCGAAGAAGCTGGAGTCCTCGCTGGCGATGAACGCCTGCACCAGCCGCTTGGGGATGCGCTCGTAGGGCACCACCTTGCGCCGCTGGTTGTAGAACTCGCCGGCCAGCACCGCGTCGTCCGTATAGACTTCGGTGACGATGGGCGGCCAGTACTGGTCCACCCGCGGGATGGCGGGCAGCCCGGGGGTGTAGATGTAGTACAGCGCCACCAGCCCCACCGCGCCCGCGGTGGCGCCCGTGAGGAAGAGCCACCCGGCGAGCTTCAGGGGGAAGAGCCACCAGCGGCCCTTCTTCACCCCGTCGAGAACCAGTTGGGAGCGGCTGCGGTCGATGTTCGAGTTGGGAGTGCTCATGAAGGTTCTAGCGCAGCGCGTTTGAGGATGTCCTTCAGCTCCGGAGGCACCTTCGCCTCCACCGTCACCTTCCCGCCATGCTGGGGGTGCGGAAATTCGATGCGCTCAGCGTGCAGGAACAGACGTTTCAGCCCCCACCGGGCCCGCACATCCCGGTTGAAGGCAAAGTCACCATATTTGCGGTCACCGGCCACGGGGTGGCCCACCGCGGCCAAGTGTCTTCTTATCTGATGGGTGCGCCCGGTCTCGATGGAGCAGGAGAGGAGCGCCACCTCGCTCGACTGGCGGATGACCTTCCACCGGGTGAGCGCCTCCTGCATGTTCACCCCCCGGCGCGCCTTGGACTCGGCCGTCTGCTGGTGCTCCGAGAGGGGCAGCTCAATCACCCCGGAGTCCTTGGGCATCTTGCCCTTCACCAGGGTGAGGTAGCGCTTCCGGGCCAGGCTTTCCGTGAACACCTCGGTGAAGTGGACCATCGCCGGGCGCCGCTTGGCGACCAGGATGACGCCGGAGGTCTCCCGGTCCAGCCGGTGCGCGGGTGAGGCGGTGAAGTCATTTCGCACCGCCTTGGGGCCCAGGTAGGCGCGCACATAGTCCACCAGGGTGCCCCCGGTAATTCCGCTGCCGGTGTGCACCGCCATGCCGCTGGGCTTGTCCACGGCCATCATCCAGTCGTCCTCCAGGAGGATGACCAGCTCGGACGGGTCCACGGGGGGCGGGGGGGGTGGCAGGCGCTCGGCGCCCTTGTCCTGGCCGAGCAGCTGCTTCTCATCGCCCCGGATGGCAATGACGTCCCCGGCGGCCAGGAGCTGCTCGGGCTGGGCCCGCTTTCCGTTCACCCGGACCTTCTTGACCCGGATCATCTTGAACAGATGACTGGTGGGCATGTTGGCCAGGCGCTTGCGGAGGTACTTGTCCAGCCGCATCCCCACACTGTCTTCTTCGATTCGGTACTCGATCATTTGTTCTTGGCGGCCGGACCAGAGCACACGAATAATGACCGGTCCATGCCGAAGGCTCCCAGTATCGAGAAGCTTCTCCAAAGTGGTTCAGCGGAGTGGAACAAGCTCCGCAAGTCCGGTCAGGTCTCCACCGACCATACGGGCGCTACCTTCACGCAGCTGTTCTCCGCCAACGCGGACCTGTCGGGCCTAGAGCTCGTGGGCTCCGAGTGGGAGCGCTGCGACCTCTCCAAGATGAACTTCCGCGACGCGGACCTGTCCAACGCCTACTTCCACGGCGGCCGGCTCCAGGACTGTGACTTCCGCGGCGCCAACCTCGAGGGGGCCACCTTCGAGCGGCTGAAGTTGCTGCGCTGTGACTTCACCGGCGCCAAGGGGCTGGACGACCTGGAGATGGACGAGGTGGACATGGACCGGGTGCAGGGTCTGGACGGCGAGGAAGCCCCGCCCCCGCCCCCGCCCCCCGCCCAGGGCATCACCGCCTTCACGCGCGAGCAGCGGGAGAAGGCCCTGGGGGCCGCCGCGGCCGCCGTGGCCGGCCCCGCCGCGGAGGAGCTGCCCCCTTTCAAGCCCCAGGATCCTCCGGGCTCTCTGCTCTTCCGGGCCTTGAAGCGGCTGCCAGCGCCGCCTCCGTGGGTGCTGGACGTGCCGGGCCTGCGCCCGCTGCTGCCCCAGCGCCTGCCCCCGGGCTCCTCGCTGGAGGGGATGTACCGCGAGGCGGTGAAGACGCGGCTGGAGAACAAGAAGCCCTCGGCGGACCCGGGCGCGGTGGAGCGGGCGCAGAAGGCGCTGCGGCTGGGCGGCAAGGACTCGGCCGTGGCGGCCATGTACCTGCGCGAGGTGGGCGTGCTGCCGCTCTCGCGCTTCTCCGCGGCCAAGGTGCTCAAGGACGCGCTGCGCGCCGAGGTGGAGGTGGATGACCTGACGGGCTCCATCGACCCGCGGGTGGCCGGCGCCCTGCTGGAGCTGCGGCTGACGCACGAGGTGGTGGAGCACGTGCAGGAGGTCCGGCGGCGCCTGGCGGCCACGCAGCTCTACACCGCGCTGATGGAGGCGGGCTTCACCCCGGAGAACAACTGGGACGAGGCGCTGGAGTCGGCCGACGCGGCGCTGGAGCTGGCGCAGCTGGCCACGGGCGAGGACCGCAACGCGCTCTTCGAGGGCTTCCAGGTGTTCGCCGCCCTGCCGGACGAGGCCCGGCTGCGGCGCCTGGCGTACCTGGCCGAGTCGGTGTCCAACCTGGAGCTGCTGAGCCGGCTGCCCGAGGGCATGGAGCCGCAGTGGCTCACCGGCCCCGAGACGCGCGAGTGCCACGACCGGGAGATGACGTACGTGCAGGCGCTCCGGGCCCAGGACATCCCCGCCAAGGTGCCCGCGCTGGCCAAGACGGAGCTCGGCGTGCCCGAGGGCCAGGTGCCCGAGGACAGCGACGACGACCTGTTCGTGCACCTGCGCTGCGACGTGTGCGGCAAGGAAAAGCTCATCGTCCAGTCCCGCATCGACTGACGCAGTCCCGCCCTTCCCCGCGGGTGCCCGCGGGGAGGGTCACGGCAGGGAGTACGTCACCGGAGGGGGCAGCAGGACCCGCACGGCGTCCCCTGGCCGGATGAGCCCGGGGCGCTCCACCCACCCCACCAGTCCGCGCCGCTGGTGGGCGGCCTTCACGAAGCGGGAGGCCAGCGCCTGCCGCTCCGGGTAGAAGGGCTCCACCGCCCGGCCCGCCTTGCGGCACGGGGTGTTCTCCCCCTCCATCATCAGCACCGCGTCCTCGGGAAAGAACAGGCGCGTGCCCGGGGGCAGCCGCGTCAGCCGGGGCACCCCCGACAGCTCCAGGTTCGCCCCCAGCCAGGAGGCCTGCACCCGGAGCACCTCCAGCGCGGAGGCGATGAGCGCCAGCTCCTCCGTGGACACGAGCGACACCTGGCGCGAGTTGCGCACGAGCGCACCCCGGGGAAACCACGGCGTGCGCACGTCCGCCTTCCGCGTCAGCCCCGCGTGACGGTCCCCCACCACGCCCTCCAGGGAAACCCGCACCTCGGGCACCTCGCGCGTGAGGACGCGCTTCGGCTCGGCTCCCACGAGGACGCGGACCGTGTGGCCGGTGAGGGGCGCGGACATGGGCGGCTCAGAAGAGCGCGAGCTGCTGGGGCTTGCCCAGCGTGCGCGCGTCGATGCCGTCCTCCCGCAGCAGCCGGGCCAGCTCCTCCGCGAAGCCGTGGTGGGTGATGACCTCCCGGGCCCCGGTGGCCTTCACGTAGTTCACCAGCGAGGGGCAATCCGCGTGGTCCGACAGGGGAAAGGCCACCTGCGCGCCATAGCGGTACGCGGCGCCCGGGTCCAACGCCCACCCGGTGAGCACCGCCGTGGCGCGCGGCCACAGGGGCGCCAGGGCCCCGGAGCGGGCCTGGTGGGGCGGGAAGAAGAGCACCTCGCCGGGATTCACCGTTCCCTCGAAGCACCGCACGGGCTCGATGGCCACGCCCAGCTCGCCGTAGAGCCGCGTCACCTCGTAAATGGAGGTGTGCGCCACCAGCGGGAAGCCCCGCCCGGACAGGTACTTCATCGCCTCCTGGCTCTTGCCCAGCGGATAGCCCAGCAGCACGGGCACCACGCCCCGCTCCAGCTGCTGGCGCACCCACGTCTCCACCGCGCCCAGCACCTCGTCCTTCGGCGGGAAGCGGTAGCGCGGGTGGCCGAACGTGGCCTCGATGACGAGCGTGTCGCACTCGGCCACCTGCACCGGCTCCGCCGTGAGCGAGGGCGTGACGTTCAGGTCCCCCGTATAAACGATGCGCCGCCCATCCCCGCGCACCACCCGGAGCTGGGCACTGCCCAGGATGTGGCCCGCGGAGAGCAGCTCCAGCGACAGCGGGCCCAGCTCGAACGGCTGGTTGTAGGAGACCGCCACGGGGTCCTTCACCCGGCCCAGCCGGTGGGTCATGAAGCGCAGCGTGGCGGCCGTGGCGATGGTCCGCTCGTGGCGCGCGATGTGGTCCGAGTGCCCATGGCTGACGAAGGACAGCGGCGTCTTGCGCATCGCATCCAGCGCCAGCGGGGTACCCGTCAGATGAAGGCCGGTGTTCCGCAGCTCGACGCTCATGGGGGTGCCTGGATATAGCGCGCCCGGGCGCCGTTGGGGCCCTTCTCCGCCCAGGCTCGCCCGCCCGTCCGCCCTGCCTGCGAAACGTCAGGCCCTGGCCAGGGTCCGGCCGCGCCACCGGTCCCACACGGTGGCGCCCACCTCCGCCACCACCACGCCCAGCACGATGAGGCTGCCGCCCACCCACTCCCGGGGGCCCAGCGTCTCGTACCCCAGCGACACCGAGAAGAGCGAGGCGAACACCGGCTCCAACGCGTAGATGAGCGCCGTGCGCACGGCGCTCGTGCGCGCCTGGGCCCACGTCTGCACGCTGATCGCCACCGCGCTGGCGACGACGCCGCAGAAGAGCACCGCGCCGAGGAAGGCCCCGGACCACTCCACGCGAACTTCCACGAAGGGCAGGCACGCCGCCGACAGCAGCGCCACGCCCCAGAGCTGCACGGCGACGAGCGCCCCGGCCCCCTGCTTCGGCGCGAGCCGCGCGGTCAGGAGGATGTGGATGGCGTAGGACACGGCGCAGATCAGCGTGAGCACGTCGCCCGAGGAGAGGGCCTCGGAGGTGGCCGCGTCCGCCCGGGTGAGGAAGTAGAGCCCCACGGCCGAGAGCACCACCCCCACCAGCGCGGGGATTCGCGGAACCTGGCGGTAGAACACCAGCGCGAACAGCGGGACGAAGAGGACGCACAGCCCGGTGATGAAGGCCGAGCGCGCCGGGGAGGTCCGTGTCAGCCCCAGCGTCTGGAACAGGTAGCCCCCGAAGAGGAACAGGGACAGCAGGGCCCCGTGCTTCAGGTTCCCCCAGGAGAGCATCCGCCGCCCCACCACGGCGCTCAGCACCGCGGCGCCAACGCTGAACCGCAGGGCGAGGAACGAGAACGGGTCCCCGTGGGACAGCGCGTCCTTCACCGCCAGGAAGGACGTGCCCCAGAGCACGGTGAGCAGCACCAGCGCCCCGTCCGCCTGCAGCTGCGCGCGCCGCTCCGGCGTCGAAGCCCCCTCAGTCATGGCCATCCAGCATGCGCTCCAGCGCCACCAGGGGCTTGCTGCCCCCCGAGGCGTCCCACTCCGCATTGACGCGCCGGATGAGCTCGGCGGAGGCGAAGCGGAACCCCCTCCGCCGGAACGTTCTCAAGGACGCGAGGTTGTCCTCATCGACGTCCGCGTAGATGCGCCGCTCGCCCTGCTTCCGCGCCGCCTCCAGCAAGCAGCCCAGGAGCCGATGGGCCACCCCCATCCTCCGGGCCCGCGGCGCCACCACCAGCGAGCGGACCCAGAGCCCGTCCAGCGCCAGCCCCTCCTCGCGGTAGCTGTCCAGGTAGGCGAAGCCGCACAGGCGCCCCGCCGCGTCGAAGGCGCCCGCCGCCGCCCCCACCGCGCCCCCGTCCCGCGCCCACCGGCCCAGGAGCTGCCGGCGCAGGAACGTCGAGGACACCAGCAGCCGCTCGCCGGCGAAGACCAGGAGCGCATCCAGGTCCTCGGCCCGGAGCAGGCGCACCTCGAGCCGCCCCAGCCACTGCTTCCGCATGGGGCGGGACCACCCGGAGAAGGCGAAGTCCCTCAGCCGCCGGGCCACGCCCCGGGCCAGGGGACGGGCCCACAGCGCGGACGCCATCCGCTGGCCCACGAAGAGCGACGGCCGCATCACCCGGGGCAGCGGGAGGATCCACCACCCCCGGCGCAGCGCCGTCACCCGCCCCAGCGGCACCCCCGCGGGGTCTCCCTTGCCCAGCAGCGACGCCGTCACCAGCGGCCCGGTGGAGATGACCACGTGAGCGATGAGCCGGCGCCCCACCCTCACGAGCGCCACATCGCCCCGGGACAGCGCCTCCGGCCCGCAGCGCAGCACCTGCACCGAGTCTCCACTGCGCAGCAGCGGGTACAGGCTCCGGCCCGCCCCCCGCAGCCACAGCCGGCTCCCCGGGGGCGAGGACTCGACGAAGGCCGCGAGATCAACCGGGGGTGTGCCAACCATGAAGCCAGTTCCTCACGAAGCCCGCCGCGGCGGCGTCCTTCCGGAAGATGAAACGGCGCAGCGCCACCCCTTCGGTGATGCGCACCAACCGCTGGAGCACCTCGCCCTGCGACGCCTCTCCCGGCAGCGGCCGGAAGACCTGCGCCATCATCGCCGGAATGGCCTCCTGCGCGGCCACCGCTTCCAGCCGCTCCTCGCTCCCCTTCTCCAGGAACAGCACCGCCGCCAGGTGCGCCCGCGCCCGCGAGGCGGGCAGGTCCAGATCCGAGCAGAAGGGGCTGCCCTCCACGCGCGCCCCCGGGTAGAGCCCCACCACCTCGTCCGAGAGCACCTCGGCCCCGGCCTCGCGCGCACACAGCCGGGTGAAGGTGGACTTGCCCGCCCCGCTGGGCCCGAGCGCCACCACCGCCCGCGCCTGGAACGCCACGCCCGCGCCGTGCAGCAGCAGGCCCCCCTGGCGCAGGGTGGCGAGCTGCAGGCCCACCCTCAGCGCCAGCTCGGTGTCCAGAAAGGCCTGGGGGGGCTCCACGCGCACCACGTCGCCTTCGATGTGGAACCGGGGTCCCGAGGGCCGGCGAGGGTCCAGGGGCGTGCCCGGCCCCTCGGCCAACGCTTCCGCCCGGAGCCACAGGTGCGGGGGGCCTCCCTCCCCGAGAAACGGCCCCAGCGCGCACCGGGCGCCCACCTGGGTGAGGAGCGCTTCGTCCACGGCCACGCGCCAGTCGCCGAACCGCAGCCGCCGCATCCGGGCACCCGCCTCCCCTCAGCAGGCCCCCGTCTCGGGATCGATGATGCAGCTGGGCGTGAAGAGGTCCGGAACGAGAATCCGCTCCGAGCGCACCTGGGGCGGCACGTACGCCTTCTTCTTGTCCGCCTTCACGGGCTGCACCGGGGTCGCCATGGTCTCCTTAGTAATACACCACGACTCGGGCCGGGTTCGACTGACTATCACCCACGGCCAGGTCCATTTTTCCATCCCCGTTGAAGTCCAAGAGGGCCAGGCTGATTCCAAAGGACGTCGTGGACGCCAGCTTGGACTGCCAGAAGCCATTCTCCTGGGCCGTGTCGAACTCGGCCCCGGGCGTGCCCTGGTTGTAGAAGACGGCCGCGGCGTTCATCCCGACGATGTTCTGGCCGACGGCGATGTCAGCGCGCCCATCGCCGTTCAGGTCCCCCAGGGCCAGGGCATTGCCGAACCGGCCGCCGCCGCCGATGACGAGCGGGGCCGAGGTGAAGCCCGACGCCCCCCCATCCCGGAACACGAAGACCTTGTTCTGGGTGGCTGCGGAGGCCACCAGGTCCAGCCCCGGTCCGCCCACCAGGTTCACCCCGCCGAAGGCCTCGGTGCCAAAGCCGTTCTGCGAGTTGCCGGTGGTGTCCGGGCCCTGGTGGAGCACCTGGAGCGCGTCCGTGGTGAGCACGTTGCGGCCCAGCGCGCGCACGGTGGCGCCGGAGTAGACGTAGAGCGTGTTCACCTTCTCGTGCGAGGCCGGCAGGGTGAAGTCCGCCACGCCATCGCCCGTGATGTCCCCCAGGCGGGCATAGCCGCGGGAGCGGCCGAAGAAGACCATCCCCGTGGGGGCCGTGAAGACCTTGTCCGACTTGCTCGTGGGCACCACGCAGGCCGCGGCGGCCGTGCAGCCCGTGCCCAGCGCGCGCCAGGCGTCCGGCGAACGCCCGTAGAAGAGGTAGACCTTGCCCGGGCTCTCGCCGTGCGAGCTGAGGAGCACCTCGTGGAGCCCATCGCCCGAGATGTCCTGGATCATCTTCACGGTGCCGCCCAGCGAGGCCCCGGCGATGGGACTGTCGTGGCGGAACTCGATGGGCGCGGAGGTGTCCAGCACCTGGCCCTTGCGGCCGAAGTAGAGGAAGGCCCGGCCGGAGGTGCCGCTCCAGCCGCGCACGCCCACCACCAGGTCCTGGACCTGCTCCGCGGTGAGGTTGCCCGCATCGCCTATGTCGAAGTCGTTGCCGTAGGCCTGGGAGTCCGTCTCGGGCACCGTCAGGTCCTGGCGCACCGGCGGTACCGCCACCGGGTCGCTCGAGCCGTAGTACACGTACGCCGCGCCCGGAGTGCCCAGCACGCCGGTCACCACCAGGTCCTCCCGGCCGTCGGCGTTCAGGTCTCCCCGCGAGGCGATGTACGTGGCGTAGCTGTTGCTCGCCACGCCGGGGTTCGTCACCGTCACCTGCCGCCAGAAGTTGTCGAGCGGCGGCTGGACGGCGAAGGCCGCGTAGTTGCCAATCTCATCCCGGGGCCGGAGCTGGATGGAGTAGCGGGCCAGGGGCGGCACCGTCAGCGTGTAGGACGTGGAGGTGGCGGGCAGAAGCGCCCCGGTCTCCTGCTTCACCCTCGCGCTGAAGAAGGAGGCCTCGTTCTCGATGCCGTTGAGCAGCTGGGCGTTGACCGTCCAGCGCAGGTCATAGCCCACGGGCATGCCGGACAGCCCATCATCCCCGCTGGCCGTCCAGGACACCTTCACCTGGGCGGCCCGCTCCTTGCCGGCCACCAGGGCCATCGTCACGGTGGGCGCGCTGGGGGGCACCACGTCCACGGTGGCGGCCACGGTGTGGCGCGCCGTGTTTCCGGAGGCATCCACCACGCGAAGCTCCAGCGTGCCGTCCGTGCCGTGCGGCAGCGTCACGGGCACCTCCAGGGTCTCCGGCGAGGTGGCGACCAGAAACTCCGCCGAGACGGGCTCTGCCTTGTAGAAGGCCCGCACCGTGCTGCCCACGCCCTGGGTCACGGTGAGCGTGAACACCGCGTTGGCATCCCCGCCCGCGGCCAGGTCCACCACGCGGTCCGGCGAGGGCACCGGGAAGAGGTAGGCGTTGGTGTTGGCGACGAAGAAGAGCGCCGTGGGCGCCGGGGAGATGGAGGTGATGACGGGGGGCGTGATGTCCACCGTCACGTCCACGAAGTCGACGGAGCGCAGATTCGCGGCGTTGAAGACCTCCACGGCCAGGCGCGTCTGCTCGCCGTCCTCGAGCGTCACGTCGAAGGAGAACTCGCCTGTGGGCCCGTTCGCCGTGGTGGCGTCCACGGGCGTCGAGGAGGTGCCCCGGTAGAGCGCCACCTGGCGGCCACTGCACGCCGGGGTGGCCCCCACCAGGCGGTACTGCAGGCCCGGCGTCGAAGGATCCAGGTCATCCTGGGCGAGCAGCGTGGCCACCGGCTCGCTGGGGGTGGTGAGCGTGATGGCGCAGCCGGGAATCCGCACGTCCACGCCCGTATGGGAATCGGAGCCCCGGTTGCCGGCGGTATCCAGCGCCACGGCCGAGAGGGTCTGCACCCCGACGGGGAAGTTGAGCGTGCCCTGGGCGGAGCCCCCGCTGACCGGCAGGGTACCGACCACGGTGGGCGGAGCGCTCCCCACCTGGGAGAGGATGCTCACGGTGTTCACGTCCCCGCCCCCGACGCTCACCTGCACGGGCAGGTCCGTGTTGTTGTAGATGGTGTCCGCCAGCGGGGCCACCAGCGTCACGGTGGGAGGCTCCCGGTCCACCGTCACGGTGCGCACCACCGTGGACACGTTGCCCGAGGTGTCCACGGCCGCCACGGTGATGGCGTGCTCCGTGCGCCCCGCGCCCGCCAGGGTGAACTCGTGCTTGGCCTCCAGCAGCAGCGGGGTCAACTCCACCGCGTCGCCCCCGGGGCTCACCGACAGGCGGATGCCCTTGTCCCCCACGTCCGCGCTGGTGTTGGCCGCCACCTGGAGCTGGAAGCCCGGCGCGGGCGAGCTGTCATCGGCGAGGCCGAACTCGGCCCGCGTGGGCGCGCTCACCACCAGCGAGGGCAGCACGCGGTCCAGGCGGAAGGCGAAGAAGGCCGCCGTGTTGAGCGGGTAGAACGGCGTGGGGTTGGCCACCCGGTTCTGGTTGCCCGCGGCATCCGTCACCGTGAGGACGAGCGCGTAGTCCGCCTCGATGCCCGTGGGCATCGCCTCCAGGGACACCGTGACCTGGCCCCCGCGGGCGCTGCCCTGGCCATAGACGATGCCCGGGTTGGCGGCGCTGCGGACCTGCACGGGCCGCCCATCCTCCACCCCGTCGATGGTGAGCCGCAGCTGCACGGCGCCCGAGGGCAGCTCGGCGGCGTTCAGCCGCAAATCCCCGTTGGCGTCCCCCACCAGCTCCACGGCCCGCACCACCGGCTCGGTGCTGTCCACCGTGATGGTCACCGCCTGGGACACGGAGATGGCCCCGTCATCCAGCACGGCCTTCAGGGCATAGCGCCCGTCAGGATAGGTGAAGTCCGGGGTGAAGGCCGGCACGTTGGCCGCCAGGGTGTACCACCCCGAGCCATCCCGGCAGGGCGCGGCATCCAGGCTGGGCGCCACGCTCGCGCAGATGTCCACCACGGCGTTCGCCGAGCGCCCATTGGCCGCGTACTTGAGCGGCGCCTGGATGCCGGACTCCTCGGGCGTGACGTCGGAGAGGACGACGTAGCTGGGGGCAGGCGAGGCGGCGGGAATCTCCAGGGCGATGTTGCCCGGCTGCGTGTCCACCAGGAGCAGCACCGTGGCGCAGGCCACCGTCCCGCCAGGGCCGATGAGCTCGGCGCGCAGCACGTTGGCCCCCTCCTCCAGCTCCACCGAGCTGAAGACCTTCGTCCGGTCGGACGCGGCCACCGGCACCGAGGCGACCTCCGTGGAGCCGCGCAGCAGCCGCAGCGTGCCCGCCGCGGGGGTCTCCAGGCTCAACGTCACGGGCACGCTCAGCCCGCCGGCCGGCCGCACGATGCCGTCCATGGCCCCCAGGTAGCGGCCGATGGCGGGCGTCGCGAAGGCGAGCGAGCCCGGGGAGAAGGCCAGCGTCAGCTCCTGGCTCCTATCGGTGGTGTTGCCCGCCAGGTCCGTGGAGGCCACATCCAGCTTGCACGTCCCGCTGGGCGGCACGGACACGTCGCGAAGGACGAGCACGCCCCGCGCATCGGCCTGGCCCGCCACGCCCGCGGCCATGGCGCACCCCGTGACGAGCACCGACGCGTACGGCTCGGTGTTCACCTCCAGGGCCACCTGGATGCCCGGCGCCAGGGACGTGTCGTTGAGCCCCGCGCCCAGGACGGTCTCCCCGGCGGGCAGGCCGCGCACGTGGAAGGCCAGCGCGGGCGGCGTGGTGTCCAGGCCCAGCGCGAGCACCTGGCTCACGGCGCCCCCGGGACAGAGGGCCTGGAGCTGGTACGCCCCGTCGCCGTTCAGCGTGAGCGGCACCAGCGCCGAGCCCGCGGTGGCGGCCGCGGCGTTGCGCGTGCGCTCCTCGCCATTGGCATCCAGCG is a genomic window of Stigmatella erecta containing:
- a CDS encoding FG-GAP repeat domain-containing protein; this translates as MRRSVWQWLLMGLALWSASGCSCGEPPVESELEVAFEKPTDGQRLVLSDDEDAALDGFQHEVVVRARDTSDRPLKLAGAKLELRTPAEQGWTEGPSAVIEGDTARFPAVLLQPRTNVLQVTVEEAGSRRTATQRISVTVTSEPPSVDLSRPAEGQVLLEADDADPQTPGYQMLFSLNAVGLAGRKGTLYCEQACGVPPTEFTVSGTGPTQVPVTLAQSACESQEAQCYAVIRNGEEEVTSGRRRIRLDTVAPRVEVASPVGAVASTTFRVEATVGCTEPGVLATLSRPGEPDLSSPVISGGVTFPAVTVPVDGEYRFTLRVSDAGGNVTTREVPVTVASTVPVLKLVVPETLTVDPVDGTFANGVQAVVRVQADTLPPGTEVRFFTSVTGTFAYPQRAVTDASRGVSFTAQLAGGANTVQACVRNAAGLEQCLAEALAVNTGLPVCRIISPDNGVQVSGMGTATPVRVESGAGPVTVVALDANGEERTRNAAAATAGSALVPLTLNGDGAYQLQALCPGGAVSQVLALGLDTTPPALAFHVRGLPAGETVLGAGLNDTSLAPGIQVALEVNTEPYASVLVTGCAMAAGVAGQADARGVLVLRDVSVPPSGTCKLDVASTDLAGNTTDRSQELTLAFSPGSLAFATPAIGRYLGAMDGIVRPAGGLSVPVTLSLETPAAGTLRLLRGSTEVASVPVAASDRTKVFSSVELEEGANVLRAELIGPGGTVACATVLLLVDTQPGNIALEIPAASPAPSYVVLSDVTPEESGIQAPLKYAANGRSANAVVDICASVAPSLDAAPCRDGSGWYTLAANVPAFTPDFTYPDGRYALKAVLDDGAISVSQAVTITVDSTEPVVRAVELVGDANGDLRLNAAELPSGAVQLRLTIDGVEDGRPVQVRSAANPGIVYGQGSARGGQVTVSLEAMPTGIEADYALVLTVTDAAGNQNRVANPTPFYPLNTAAFFAFRLDRVLPSLVVSAPTRAEFGLADDSSPAPGFQLQVAANTSADVGDKGIRLSVSPGGDAVELTPLLLEAKHEFTLAGAGRTEHAITVAAVDTSGNVSTVVRTVTVDREPPTVTLVAPLADTIYNNTDLPVQVSVGGGDVNTVSILSQVGSAPPTVVGTLPVSGGSAQGTLNFPVGVQTLSAVALDTAGNRGSDSHTGVDVRIPGCAITLTTPSEPVATLLAQDDLDPSTPGLQYRLVGATPACSGRQVALYRGTSSTPVDATTANGPTGEFSFDVTLEDGEQTRLAVEVFNAANLRSVDFVDVTVDITPPVITSISPAPTALFFVANTNAYLFPVPSPDRVVDLAAGGDANAVFTLTVTQGVGSTVRAFYKAEPVSAEFLVATSPETLEVPVTLPHGTDGTLELRVVDASGNTARHTVAATVDVVPPSAPTVTMALVAGKERAAQVKVSWTASGDDGLSGMPVGYDLRWTVNAQLLNGIENEASFFSARVKQETGALLPATSTSYTLTVPPLARYSIQLRPRDEIGNYAAFAVQPPLDNFWRQVTVTNPGVASNSYATYIASRGDLNADGREDLVVTGVLGTPGAAYVYYGSSDPVAVPPVRQDLTVPETDSQAYGNDFDIGDAGNLTAEQVQDLVVGVRGWSGTSGRAFLYFGRKGQVLDTSAPIEFRHDSPIAGASLGGTVKMIQDISGDGLHEVLLSSHGESPGKVYLFYGRSPDAWRALGTGCTAAAACVVPTSKSDKVFTAPTGMVFFGRSRGYARLGDITGDGVADFTLPASHEKVNTLYVYSGATVRALGRNVLTTDALQVLHQGPDTTGNSQNGFGTEAFGGVNLVGGPGLDLVASAATQNKVFVFRDGGASGFTSAPLVIGGGGRFGNALALGDLNGDGRADIAVGQNIVGMNAAAVFYNQGTPGAEFDTAQENGFWQSKLASTTSFGISLALLDFNGDGKMDLAVGDSQSNPARVVVYY